One segment of Polyangiaceae bacterium DNA contains the following:
- a CDS encoding penicillin acylase family protein, with protein sequence MVVRDYARMLPSGKGRRGWVLYFPTAPVHHAFMRRSLQFLRQSLSTAVLAALPLTVGCSSEPTPVAPNPDQTAILSVGEAESWMIPGLQDEVHVVRTESNVPHIYAKNRVDLARVQGFVMARDRYFMMDLERRLATGRLSELLGDSALATDQEWRAQGAAYVTDRILEGLGPELSAQADAFAEGINEYIVRVKNDELPPPSELKLASALLGVLNPNDLMTPFDRRDVAAMVAVIIYQTSYEGGDVGRAATAAKLPTLFDGVEFQELRRQGAIKDLWEQLSPIMPRSSAPGFGLEEGNAKPTGSNKKPQGGSSAGGPVKQTPAFLLERLSQRLERMQNRLLRQKDAGYGSNAWAVAGSKTTTGAAMLAGDGHLSLSVPSILYQVGLDTSVFGGGNTHQLGLVIAGFPVMPIGTNGKVAWSQTQLGGDVTDWYREEIQLGADGLPAKSMFQGAWKDLVKKDESYVIANVDALGSVGRTENWPRFETFDGRWIADIEGNAAKPGDPVGAGQTIVNLGGKYVIPSDVDGDGVVTAISFDYAGFDVIGVLPTTDRLGHAADVHEFREATKGLVAYSQNFAVADSSGNIFYTSYQTVPCRGYLPRNPDGTFQADANPDQLLDGTVYGAFRIPTLPDGKVDEAPGKNDPYACVIPFDDMPASLNPNSGYVATANNDPGNISTDNSLTNDKWYIGGTWDVGFRADTISRELEKAIADGTADEDAMARIQANTQSRTGELLAETFVESIKKGRALSAKGGLLSPSEQRIVDLYDANKADFDAAEMRLGAWKTAGYEARSGVETFYSTPTATDKESAVATSIWNAWLSRALQQTFNDDQLPGVFNSFSSGGQIRAMWKFLNGRGANNPEKLASWNVATSESIFFDVLGTPEVETSDEVLLKALADAFAFLKSAPNPDTPAEGGYGTTDMSKWLWGLRHYVRFQSLLDDFLDDPQYASFTQPFAITTKILPLKQGTYPADDPRKDLLWFPRNGDQFSVDAANPGFNGQRFSYGSGPVMRMVVSLKGEEVTGRNIIPGGQSAVIESEFFADQTKLWLANDTLPMRFSPKDVAAGATLREVYKPKK encoded by the coding sequence ATGGTGGTCCGTGACTATGCGCGGATGCTGCCGAGCGGCAAGGGGCGTCGTGGCTGGGTGCTTTACTTCCCAACAGCACCCGTCCACCATGCCTTCATGCGACGTTCTTTGCAGTTTCTTCGCCAATCACTTTCCACGGCAGTCCTTGCCGCTCTTCCTTTGACCGTTGGCTGTTCGTCCGAGCCGACGCCAGTTGCGCCGAACCCCGATCAGACGGCGATTTTGTCTGTCGGTGAAGCCGAAAGCTGGATGATTCCCGGTCTTCAGGACGAAGTGCACGTCGTGCGTACCGAATCGAACGTGCCGCACATCTATGCGAAAAACCGCGTCGATTTGGCGCGCGTCCAAGGGTTTGTCATGGCGCGCGATCGGTATTTCATGATGGACCTCGAAAGGCGCCTCGCGACGGGGCGGCTGAGCGAGCTCTTGGGTGATTCGGCGCTCGCAACGGATCAAGAATGGCGTGCGCAAGGCGCGGCGTACGTCACCGATCGCATTCTCGAAGGTCTCGGGCCCGAGCTTTCCGCGCAAGCAGACGCGTTTGCCGAAGGAATCAATGAATACATCGTACGAGTAAAAAATGACGAATTGCCCCCGCCGAGCGAATTGAAGCTCGCTTCGGCATTGCTTGGAGTGCTCAATCCGAATGACCTGATGACGCCGTTCGACCGCCGTGACGTCGCAGCGATGGTCGCCGTCATCATTTATCAGACCAGTTACGAGGGCGGCGACGTCGGTCGAGCTGCAACGGCCGCGAAGCTCCCCACGTTATTCGATGGCGTTGAATTTCAAGAGTTGCGAAGGCAAGGTGCAATCAAGGATTTGTGGGAGCAGCTTTCGCCCATCATGCCGCGAAGCTCGGCGCCAGGTTTCGGACTCGAGGAAGGCAACGCCAAACCAACGGGATCCAATAAAAAACCGCAGGGAGGTTCTTCCGCGGGTGGTCCGGTAAAACAGACGCCCGCATTTTTGCTCGAGCGTCTTTCGCAGCGTCTAGAACGCATGCAAAATCGTCTACTGCGACAAAAAGATGCTGGATATGGCTCGAATGCGTGGGCCGTTGCAGGATCGAAGACGACGACGGGCGCGGCGATGCTGGCCGGTGATGGCCACTTGTCGTTATCGGTGCCATCGATTCTATATCAAGTGGGACTCGATACGTCCGTTTTCGGTGGAGGCAACACGCATCAATTGGGTCTCGTGATTGCGGGTTTCCCCGTGATGCCGATTGGTACGAATGGGAAAGTCGCCTGGAGCCAAACGCAGCTTGGTGGTGATGTGACCGATTGGTATCGCGAAGAAATCCAATTGGGCGCGGACGGTTTGCCAGCGAAGAGCATGTTTCAAGGCGCTTGGAAGGATCTCGTCAAGAAAGACGAAAGCTATGTCATCGCGAACGTCGATGCGCTCGGCAGCGTGGGTCGCACCGAGAATTGGCCCAGATTCGAGACATTCGATGGACGATGGATTGCCGATATCGAAGGTAATGCGGCCAAACCGGGCGATCCGGTGGGTGCCGGGCAAACCATCGTGAATTTGGGCGGCAAATACGTCATTCCCTCGGACGTCGACGGGGATGGAGTCGTCACGGCGATCAGCTTCGACTACGCAGGATTCGATGTGATTGGGGTGTTGCCCACGACCGATAGGCTCGGGCATGCCGCAGACGTACACGAATTCCGCGAAGCTACGAAGGGCCTCGTTGCATATTCGCAAAATTTTGCGGTTGCCGATAGCAGTGGAAATATTTTTTATACGAGCTACCAAACGGTGCCGTGCCGCGGATACCTTCCACGCAATCCTGACGGTACGTTCCAAGCCGACGCGAATCCTGATCAGCTCCTCGATGGTACGGTTTACGGCGCATTTCGGATTCCCACATTGCCGGACGGGAAGGTCGACGAAGCGCCCGGGAAAAACGATCCATACGCGTGCGTGATTCCATTCGACGACATGCCCGCATCGCTCAATCCCAACAGCGGTTATGTTGCGACGGCGAACAACGATCCGGGTAACATTTCGACGGACAATTCGCTCACGAACGACAAGTGGTACATCGGCGGCACGTGGGACGTGGGTTTTCGCGCCGACACCATTTCTCGCGAGCTCGAAAAGGCCATTGCCGACGGTACCGCGGATGAAGACGCAATGGCACGCATCCAAGCGAATACGCAGTCGCGCACGGGCGAATTGCTCGCCGAAACGTTCGTCGAATCGATCAAGAAGGGACGCGCGCTGTCTGCCAAGGGTGGATTGCTTTCGCCCAGTGAGCAGCGCATCGTGGATCTTTACGATGCGAACAAGGCCGACTTCGATGCTGCCGAAATGCGTCTTGGTGCGTGGAAAACGGCAGGCTACGAAGCTCGTTCAGGTGTGGAAACGTTTTACTCGACGCCCACGGCGACCGACAAAGAGTCCGCCGTGGCAACTTCGATATGGAATGCGTGGCTCAGCCGAGCATTGCAACAGACGTTCAATGATGACCAACTGCCCGGCGTGTTCAACAGCTTTTCCAGTGGTGGACAAATTCGCGCCATGTGGAAATTCCTCAATGGTCGAGGTGCAAACAATCCCGAAAAGCTCGCATCGTGGAACGTGGCTACGAGTGAATCGATTTTCTTCGATGTCTTGGGGACGCCGGAGGTCGAGACGAGTGACGAAGTGCTGCTGAAAGCGCTGGCGGATGCGTTTGCATTCTTGAAGTCGGCGCCGAACCCCGACACGCCCGCCGAGGGGGGTTATGGCACGACGGACATGTCGAAGTGGCTGTGGGGACTTCGTCATTATGTGAGGTTCCAGTCGCTCCTCGATGATTTCCTCGACGATCCGCAATATGCTTCATTCACGCAGCCATTTGCCATTACGACGAAGATCCTGCCGCTCAAGCAAGGCACGTATCCCGCGGACGATCCGCGCAAGGATCTGTTGTGGTTCCCGCGTAATGGGGATCAATTCTCCGTGGATGCCGCCAATCCCGGATTCAACGGGCAACGCTTTTCGTATGGAAGTGGGCCTGTCATGCGTATGGTCGTTTCGCTGAAAGGCGAAGAGGTGACCGGGCGTAACATCATTCCGGGTGGTCAGTCGGCCGTCATCGAATCCGAATTCTTTGCGGATCAAACGAAATTGTGGTTGGCAAACGACACGTTGCCGATGCGGTTTTCACCGAAGGACGTTGCTGCGGGCGCGACGCTTCGTGAGGTGTACAAGCCGAAGAAGTGA
- a CDS encoding lytic polysaccharide monooxygenase, with protein MYSRLFAIVTGLSIAFVTSNASAHALLMNPPPLTSDDNAKSGPCGCFFGAGPEDPNEDATASACPADYKSTPLVAGSKLQVTWKETVNHTGKFRISLSTKPINLVTRADLDGAVLYEGDDTNGVNGGLISTTITVPDTPCTNCVIQLRQFMAGASKPYYYSCAAIDIESPSGSSSSSSGGASSSSGGGGMGGAGGTGGTGGTDEDFVIGAGPAPIPATQVPGACHASASNVGSSTSSWATLAGLFVLTMWRRSRCRAQA; from the coding sequence ATGTATTCTAGACTGTTTGCCATCGTCACGGGTTTGTCGATCGCGTTCGTCACTTCGAACGCAAGTGCGCACGCGCTGCTGATGAATCCGCCCCCGCTCACGAGCGACGACAACGCCAAGAGTGGGCCGTGCGGATGTTTCTTCGGCGCAGGACCGGAAGATCCCAACGAAGACGCGACCGCGTCAGCGTGCCCGGCGGACTACAAGTCGACGCCACTCGTTGCGGGATCGAAGCTGCAAGTCACGTGGAAAGAAACGGTCAATCACACGGGGAAGTTCCGCATTTCTCTGTCGACCAAACCCATCAACTTGGTGACGCGCGCCGATCTCGATGGCGCCGTGCTGTACGAAGGTGACGACACGAATGGTGTGAACGGTGGACTCATCAGCACGACGATCACCGTGCCCGACACGCCGTGCACGAACTGCGTCATTCAGCTCAGGCAGTTCATGGCCGGCGCGTCCAAGCCTTACTATTACTCGTGCGCAGCGATCGACATCGAGAGCCCCAGCGGCAGTTCGTCGTCGAGCAGCGGCGGTGCTTCATCGTCGTCGGGTGGTGGCGGCATGGGCGGAGCTGGAGGCACTGGCGGAACCGGCGGCACCGACGAGGACTTCGTGATCGGTGCGGGTCCAGCGCCCATTCCGGCCACGCAAGTGCCAGGGGCGTGTCACGCAAGCGCATCGAACGTCGGCTCGTCGACGTCGTCATGGGCGACGCTCGCAGGACTGTTTGTCTTGACAATGTGGCGCAGGTCGCGATGTCGCGCGCAGGCGTGA
- the gcvPB gene encoding aminomethyl-transferring glycine dehydrogenase subunit GcvPB encodes MTQPQPRGTKFREPPIFERGAANRFGGSLAPLDVPEADPSKLFGQLARSEPAGLPEVSEPEAFRHFVRLSQWNFCIDSQLYPLGSCTMKYNPKINEWAARIPGFARMHPETPDELAQGSLEVMWHVAQMLSEVSGMDDCSLQPSAGAQGELTGLMMIRAYHEAKGRSPKKVFIPESAHGTNPASCTLNGLVAVKIDKNPSGVVTPQEIAAAIEREGADDVCAFMITNPNTLGVYEKHLPEIIELIHSRGGLVYGDGANTNAIMGHARPGDIGVDVIHINLHKTFTTPHGGGGPGSGPVCFKKHLEPFQPAPVVVRRSDGAFALDYDRPQSIGRVRAFNGNFGMFIRAYTYLREMGAEGLKMASTLAVLNARYLWAKLKDSYAAPVPEPCMHEVVLSDVDIEKATGVKTLDIGKRLLDYGFHAPTVYFPLVVPGALMIEPTETETKETLDEFIDAMKAIAREAHEDPALVKGAPHSTVVGRLDEARAARQPRLRWRRGADSAR; translated from the coding sequence ATGACGCAGCCACAACCTCGAGGCACCAAGTTCCGCGAACCGCCGATTTTCGAACGTGGCGCGGCGAATCGTTTTGGCGGTTCGCTCGCGCCGCTCGATGTTCCTGAAGCCGACCCGAGCAAACTCTTCGGACAACTCGCACGCAGCGAGCCCGCTGGTCTTCCCGAGGTCAGCGAACCCGAAGCGTTCCGGCACTTCGTTCGTTTGTCGCAGTGGAACTTCTGCATCGACTCGCAGCTCTATCCGCTCGGGTCGTGCACCATGAAGTACAACCCGAAGATCAACGAATGGGCCGCGCGTATTCCGGGTTTTGCCAGGATGCATCCGGAAACACCGGACGAGCTCGCACAAGGCAGCCTCGAGGTCATGTGGCACGTCGCGCAGATGCTCTCCGAAGTGAGCGGCATGGACGACTGCTCGCTTCAGCCTTCAGCAGGCGCGCAAGGCGAGCTCACGGGGCTCATGATGATCCGCGCCTACCACGAGGCCAAAGGACGAAGCCCCAAGAAGGTCTTCATCCCCGAAAGTGCGCACGGGACAAACCCCGCTTCGTGCACGCTGAATGGACTCGTCGCGGTCAAGATCGACAAGAACCCGAGCGGTGTCGTGACGCCGCAAGAGATCGCCGCCGCGATCGAACGAGAAGGTGCGGACGACGTTTGCGCGTTCATGATCACGAATCCGAACACGCTCGGCGTCTACGAAAAGCACCTGCCCGAGATCATCGAGCTCATCCATTCGCGCGGGGGTTTGGTGTACGGCGACGGCGCGAACACGAACGCGATCATGGGTCACGCAAGGCCCGGCGACATCGGCGTCGACGTGATTCACATCAACCTGCACAAGACGTTCACCACGCCTCACGGTGGTGGCGGTCCAGGATCGGGCCCCGTCTGCTTCAAGAAACATCTCGAGCCTTTCCAACCGGCTCCCGTCGTCGTTCGACGAAGCGACGGAGCGTTCGCGCTGGACTACGACAGGCCGCAGTCGATTGGGCGCGTGCGCGCGTTCAACGGCAACTTCGGCATGTTCATCCGCGCGTACACGTACCTGCGCGAGATGGGTGCCGAGGGACTCAAAATGGCTAGTACGCTCGCGGTGCTCAATGCGCGGTATCTCTGGGCCAAACTCAAGGACTCGTATGCCGCGCCCGTACCCGAGCCGTGCATGCACGAGGTCGTGCTGTCCGATGTCGACATCGAGAAGGCGACTGGCGTCAAGACGCTCGACATCGGCAAGCGGCTGCTCGACTACGGCTTTCACGCGCCGACGGTGTACTTCCCGCTCGTCGTTCCCGGCGCGCTCATGATCGAGCCGACAGAGACGGAGACGAAGGAAACGCTCGACGAGTTCATCGATGCGATGAAGGCGATCGCGCGGGAAGCGCACGAGGATCCGGCGCTCGTCAAGGGCGCTCCGCACAGCACCGTCGTCGGACGTCTCGACGAGGCGCGGGCTGCGCGTCAACCTCGGCTTCGCTGGCGTCGAGGGGCGGACAGCGCCCGGTGA
- a CDS encoding MoxR family ATPase codes for MHDVRALNELVAKESAFIENLTGEVGKVIVGQTYMLERILIGLLTGGHILLEGVPGLAKTLTVRTLCDAIHAKFSRVQFTPDLLPADVIGTVIYNHQKGEFSSKLGPIFANLVLADEINRAPAKVQSALLEAMQERQVTIGDQSYKLPDPFIVMATQNPIEQEGTYRLPEAQVDRFMLMVKVSYPSRAEERQIIDRTTGLVEAHANKIIEPETLVTARKVVRDVYMDDRVKDYIVDVVFATREPSQKGMKDLASLIEYGASPRASISLALAARAHAFLRHRGYVTPEDVKAVGPDVLRHRIVLTYEAEAEEVTTEQVVRRVFEVIEVP; via the coding sequence ATGCACGACGTCCGAGCCCTCAACGAACTCGTCGCGAAAGAAAGCGCCTTCATCGAGAACCTCACCGGCGAAGTCGGCAAGGTTATCGTTGGACAAACCTACATGCTGGAGCGGATCCTCATCGGCCTCTTGACCGGTGGGCACATCCTCCTCGAAGGCGTCCCGGGTCTTGCCAAGACGCTCACCGTCCGCACCCTTTGCGACGCGATCCACGCCAAGTTTTCGCGCGTTCAGTTCACGCCCGATCTCTTGCCCGCCGACGTGATCGGCACGGTCATCTACAACCATCAGAAGGGCGAGTTTTCCTCGAAGCTCGGCCCCATCTTCGCCAACCTCGTTCTCGCCGACGAGATCAACCGCGCGCCGGCCAAGGTGCAAAGCGCGCTGCTCGAAGCGATGCAGGAACGCCAGGTCACGATCGGCGACCAAAGCTACAAGCTGCCCGATCCGTTCATCGTGATGGCCACGCAGAACCCCATCGAGCAGGAGGGCACGTACCGCTTGCCCGAAGCGCAGGTCGATCGCTTCATGCTCATGGTCAAGGTCAGCTACCCGTCGCGTGCCGAAGAACGGCAGATCATCGATCGCACGACGGGACTCGTCGAAGCGCACGCGAACAAGATCATCGAGCCCGAAACGTTGGTGACGGCTCGCAAGGTCGTGCGCGACGTGTACATGGACGATCGCGTCAAGGACTACATCGTCGATGTCGTCTTCGCGACGCGAGAGCCCAGTCAAAAGGGCATGAAGGATCTTGCGAGTCTCATCGAATACGGCGCGAGCCCGCGCGCGTCCATTTCGCTTGCCCTCGCCGCCCGCGCGCACGCTTTCCTACGCCACCGCGGATACGTCACCCCCGAAGACGTCAAAGCTGTCGGCCCCGATGTCCTTCGTCACCGCATCGTGCTCACGTACGAAGCCGAAGCCGAGGAAGTGACGACCGAGCAGGTCGTACGTCGGGTGTTCGAGGTGATCGAGGTGCCGTGA
- the hemL gene encoding glutamate-1-semialdehyde 2,1-aminomutase, translating into MSDSISQSLFDRARAVIPGGVNSPVRAFRAVGGNPVFIARASGATVYGEDGTAYVDYVGSWGPALLGHAHPDVVAAVKSAAEGGLSFGAPTAREVRFAELIKSIYPSIDKLRCVSSGTEATMSAIRVARGKTGRDVIVKFEGCYHGHADHLLVKAGSGLATFGVPDSGGVPEGTAKTTLTLPFNDIAALRELFSKRGHEIAAVIVEPVVGNMGCVPPIPGFLETIIEVCRNSGALSIFDEVMTGCRLARGGAQERFGLRPDLTTLGKVIGGGMPLAAYGGRDDVMSVVAPLGPVYQAGTLSGNPVAVAAGLATLERLTPDVYDKLEKLGAMLEAGLSEATKAAGVTATVQRVGSMITLFFAEGPVRSWQDAARSDTKRFASWHAGLLARGIYWPPSQYEAAFVSAAHTEADIVRTVDAAKAALG; encoded by the coding sequence ATGTCCGACTCAATCTCGCAAAGTCTCTTCGATCGCGCTCGCGCCGTCATTCCCGGCGGCGTCAACAGTCCCGTTCGCGCCTTTCGCGCCGTTGGCGGCAACCCCGTGTTCATCGCTCGCGCATCCGGAGCCACGGTGTACGGCGAAGACGGCACCGCGTACGTCGATTACGTCGGTTCATGGGGCCCCGCGCTCCTCGGACATGCGCATCCCGATGTCGTTGCGGCCGTCAAGAGTGCGGCCGAAGGGGGTTTGTCCTTCGGTGCCCCCACGGCGCGTGAAGTGCGTTTTGCCGAATTGATCAAGTCGATCTATCCGAGCATCGACAAGCTGCGCTGCGTCTCGAGCGGCACCGAAGCAACGATGAGCGCGATTCGCGTCGCACGCGGAAAAACTGGTCGCGATGTGATCGTCAAGTTCGAGGGGTGCTACCACGGGCACGCCGATCACTTGCTCGTCAAAGCAGGAAGCGGCCTCGCCACGTTCGGCGTCCCCGATTCGGGCGGCGTCCCCGAAGGCACCGCGAAAACGACCCTCACGCTCCCATTCAACGACATCGCAGCGCTGCGAGAACTGTTCAGCAAACGTGGTCACGAGATCGCGGCCGTCATCGTCGAGCCCGTCGTGGGAAACATGGGGTGCGTCCCTCCAATCCCCGGGTTTCTCGAGACAATCATCGAGGTTTGTCGCAACAGCGGTGCGCTCTCGATTTTCGACGAAGTCATGACCGGCTGTCGCCTCGCACGCGGAGGCGCACAGGAACGATTCGGCTTGCGGCCCGACCTCACGACGCTCGGCAAAGTCATCGGAGGCGGCATGCCGCTCGCCGCTTATGGTGGTCGTGACGACGTGATGAGTGTCGTTGCACCGCTCGGTCCGGTCTATCAAGCCGGCACGTTGAGCGGCAATCCCGTTGCGGTCGCTGCAGGACTCGCCACGCTCGAGCGCCTGACACCGGACGTGTATGACAAACTCGAGAAGCTCGGTGCCATGCTCGAAGCCGGTTTGTCGGAAGCAACCAAAGCCGCGGGCGTCACCGCCACGGTGCAGCGCGTGGGATCCATGATCACGCTGTTTTTTGCGGAAGGTCCCGTACGCTCTTGGCAAGACGCAGCTCGGTCGGACACGAAGCGATTTGCGTCATGGCATGCGGGTCTACTCGCGCGTGGGATCTATTGGCCGCCGTCCCAATACGAAGCAGCGTTTGTCTCGGCTGCACACACCGAAGCAGACATCGTTCGCACCGTCGATGCGGCGAAAGCTGCGCTCGGCTGA
- a CDS encoding VWA domain-containing protein, whose product MKRFFLIALQLVVVTGLALAYPLYVRGDAWPSASFEHPWLLLGLLVVPVVLWWGTVGQDERTPRMRLGTIAPFLRGPRGWRARFRDLPGVLRAVSIAMLVVAIARPISVLRDQKSDDKGIDIVVVLDLSGSMRAILDAKPGDLPGHISLPPGRRLTRLDTAKIVIQDFIGRRKTDRIGVVVFGKSAYVLSPPTLDYHLLTELVGKMSLDVIDGSSTAIGDALATAVARLRRSDAQSKVIVLLTDGDNKEGLVSPQYATQLATSQGCKISTIQIGSDDEVEVENGIDLFGRPSYTRRRYPVNPELLQWIAKTTGGNAYVATDARALAESMHSVLDQLEKTRFEASRTSFEDLFAFLLIPGVVLVGLDALIRAWLLRRFP is encoded by the coding sequence GTGAAGCGGTTTTTCCTGATCGCTTTGCAGCTCGTCGTCGTGACGGGTCTGGCGCTCGCTTATCCGCTTTACGTGCGCGGCGATGCGTGGCCTTCGGCGTCGTTCGAGCATCCATGGCTGCTTCTGGGCTTGCTCGTCGTGCCGGTTGTCCTGTGGTGGGGCACAGTTGGTCAGGACGAACGTACGCCACGAATGCGTCTCGGCACCATCGCGCCTTTCCTGCGTGGTCCTCGAGGCTGGCGCGCCAGGTTCCGCGATCTGCCTGGCGTTTTGCGCGCCGTCTCGATCGCGATGCTCGTCGTCGCCATCGCGCGGCCCATCTCGGTGCTTCGAGATCAAAAGAGCGACGACAAAGGCATCGACATCGTCGTCGTGCTCGACCTGTCCGGCTCGATGCGCGCGATCCTCGACGCCAAACCCGGCGACTTGCCGGGCCACATCAGCCTTCCACCTGGCCGACGTCTCACGCGCCTCGATACCGCCAAGATCGTGATCCAAGACTTCATCGGCCGCCGAAAAACCGATCGCATCGGCGTCGTCGTCTTTGGCAAATCTGCGTACGTCCTGTCACCTCCGACGCTCGATTACCACTTGCTCACCGAGCTCGTGGGCAAGATGAGCCTCGATGTCATCGACGGATCGAGCACGGCCATCGGCGATGCACTTGCAACAGCCGTTGCGCGTCTTCGTCGCAGCGATGCGCAGTCGAAGGTCATCGTGCTGCTCACGGACGGGGACAACAAAGAGGGCCTCGTTTCGCCGCAATACGCAACGCAACTCGCGACGAGCCAAGGCTGCAAGATCAGCACGATCCAGATCGGCAGCGACGACGAAGTCGAAGTCGAAAACGGCATCGATCTGTTTGGGCGACCGAGCTACACGCGGCGACGTTATCCAGTGAATCCCGAACTGCTTCAGTGGATCGCCAAGACCACAGGAGGCAACGCGTACGTCGCGACCGATGCGCGGGCCCTTGCGGAGAGCATGCACTCGGTGCTCGATCAGCTCGAAAAGACGCGCTTCGAGGCGAGCCGCACGTCGTTCGAGGACTTGTTCGCGTTTTTGCTCATCCCAGGCGTGGTGCTCGTGGGCCTCGATGCCCTCATCCGCGCGTGGCTCTTGCGGAGGTTCCCATGA
- a CDS encoding BtpA/SgcQ family protein, producing MTPTWKARLDALRLRDLGDIFRGQTKPIIGMVHCWPLPGAPGNSGYGIDTIIEHAISDARALAEGGVDGLIVENMWDIPFRAGPHIAPESIAAHAVVARAVRDAVPLPLGINLVHNGGIALLGIALAAGASFIRVCMFTGAGVWEAGSWDEGCAADLMRRRKELGAEHIKIIADVDKKHSVRFPGIDMATHIEWTRFSGADALIVSGKMTGDAPDIEKIRSAKALAGDCPVLIGSGATEENVAAFLGVADGVIVGSSIKENGRIEEAVDIERVRRFVAAARK from the coding sequence ATGACACCGACCTGGAAAGCTCGACTCGACGCCCTACGATTGCGGGACCTTGGAGACATCTTTCGAGGTCAAACGAAGCCCATCATCGGCATGGTCCACTGTTGGCCTCTCCCGGGTGCTCCCGGCAATTCCGGGTATGGAATCGATACCATCATCGAACACGCCATATCGGACGCTCGAGCCCTGGCGGAGGGCGGCGTGGATGGTTTGATCGTCGAGAACATGTGGGACATTCCATTTCGAGCGGGTCCGCATATCGCGCCTGAAAGCATCGCGGCGCATGCAGTCGTTGCACGCGCGGTGCGTGATGCGGTCCCTTTGCCGCTCGGAATCAATCTCGTGCACAACGGCGGCATTGCATTGCTCGGGATTGCCCTCGCTGCGGGCGCTTCGTTCATCCGCGTATGCATGTTCACTGGTGCAGGCGTGTGGGAAGCGGGGTCGTGGGACGAAGGTTGCGCGGCAGATTTGATGCGACGCCGAAAAGAGCTGGGGGCAGAGCACATCAAAATCATTGCCGATGTCGACAAGAAGCATTCGGTGCGGTTTCCTGGAATCGATATGGCCACACACATCGAATGGACGCGCTTTTCAGGCGCCGATGCACTCATCGTGTCGGGAAAGATGACGGGCGACGCGCCGGATATTGAAAAGATCCGATCGGCCAAAGCATTGGCTGGCGATTGTCCGGTCCTCATTGGCAGCGGCGCCACGGAGGAAAACGTCGCAGCGTTCCTCGGAGTCGCCGATGGCGTCATCGTCGGCTCGAGCATCAAGGAAAACGGGCGAATCGAGGAGGCCGTCGACATCGAGCGCGTTCGGCGATTCGTCGCGGCTGCGCGCAAGTAG
- a CDS encoding DUF58 domain-containing protein produces MLSFFSPDKPAASTREERRDKPRQAKPRSDESRKPRDTKPATAELLKRLRAIEIKTSHLANEQLSGTYSSVFRGQGLSFREVRAYLPGDDVRWIDWNVSARMNEPFVKVFVEEREMTVMLVVDLSESEHFGTRRSSKATVAAEICALCAFSAIRNNDRVGLLLATDVVEAIVPPKKGEKHVMRVIREILGHEPARSGTNLKVALETLCKVQKRKSVAFVVSDFFDRGYERALALAASKHDVIPVVLEDVRDTEMPDVGLATFEDLETGEEVVVDTSDRNVRERYAALMRAHQVERDKLFKKLALDTVTIRTDGNYVEPLRKLFAKRTRRMRR; encoded by the coding sequence TTGCTCTCGTTCTTTTCCCCGGACAAACCAGCAGCTTCGACGCGGGAAGAGCGTCGGGACAAACCTCGCCAGGCCAAACCTCGTAGCGACGAATCTCGTAAGCCTCGCGATACGAAGCCCGCCACGGCGGAGCTACTGAAACGATTGCGGGCGATCGAGATCAAGACGAGCCATTTGGCGAACGAACAACTTTCGGGGACGTACTCGTCGGTTTTTCGCGGCCAAGGTCTGAGCTTTCGTGAAGTGCGCGCTTACCTGCCGGGTGACGACGTGCGCTGGATCGACTGGAACGTATCGGCGCGCATGAACGAGCCGTTCGTGAAGGTGTTCGTCGAAGAGCGCGAGATGACCGTGATGCTCGTCGTGGATTTGTCCGAGAGCGAGCACTTCGGGACGCGTCGTTCGTCGAAGGCCACGGTAGCTGCCGAGATTTGTGCCTTGTGCGCGTTCAGCGCCATTCGCAACAACGACCGTGTGGGGTTGCTCCTCGCAACGGACGTCGTCGAAGCGATCGTGCCGCCGAAGAAAGGCGAGAAGCACGTGATGCGGGTCATCCGCGAAATCTTGGGGCACGAACCAGCGCGTTCCGGGACGAACCTCAAGGTGGCGCTCGAAACGCTCTGCAAAGTGCAAAAGCGCAAGAGCGTAGCGTTCGTCGTCAGCGACTTTTTCGATCGCGGCTACGAACGAGCGCTCGCCCTTGCAGCAAGCAAACACGACGTCATCCCGGTGGTGCTCGAAGACGTGCGTGACACGGAAATGCCCGACGTGGGTCTTGCGACGTTCGAGGATTTGGAGACGGGGGAAGAGGTCGTCGTCGACACGTCGGATCGCAACGTGCGCGAACGCTACGCGGCGCTCATGCGCGCGCATCAGGTCGAACGGGACAAACTCTTCAAGAAACTGGCCCTCGACACCGTCACCATTCGAACCGACGGCAACTACGTCGAGCCGCTACGGAAACTCTTTGCAAAACGCACGAGGAGGATGCGACGGTGA